DNA from Kitasatospora acidiphila:
TACCGGCAGTTGACGCCGGACCAGGCGACGGCATTCCGGGTGGTCGCCGCGGTGAGTCGACCGGACATCGGCCTACCGGCCGCGGCGGCCGTGCTGGGCGTCGACCGGCGCCGGGCCGAGGACCTGCTGGAGTCGCTGGTCGACGCGGGGATGGTCACCCAGACCCACGCCGGCCGGTACCGCTACCACGAGCTGCTGCGCGTCTTCGCCTCCCAACTCTGTGCGCCGGGCGGCGCGGTGGAGTCCGCCACCGCGCTGAGCAAGCAGCTGGACTTCCTGCTCGCCACCGCCACCGCCGCCTTCCTGCAGATGGTGCCCGGCGACCCGATCAGCTCGGCGCTGCGTACTCCGGTGGTGCCCGGGCTGCGCTTCGACACCCCGTGCGCGGCCGCCCGCTGGGTGGCCGAGGAGTTCGACGCGGCGATCACCGCGGTGCTGGCCGCGACGACGGCCGCCACCTCGGCACAGGACCTGCGCACCGCCGCCGACCTGCTGATCGCGCTCCGCCCGTTCGACGCGGACCCGCGCCACGAGCGGCTCGCGGTGGCCGCGGCGGCGGTCTCCGCCGCGGCCACCGACCGCGCCGACCGGCACTCGCCGGGCCGGGCCGAGTTCATCCGCGGGAACCTGGCCGTCCAGGCCATCCGGCTGGGCGAGGCCGCCGAACACTGCCGCCGGGCGGCCGCCGCCTGCCGCGACGGCGACGACCGGGTGATCCTCCCGGCCAGCCTGGCAGCAGCCGACATCCGCCCGATGTCCGTCGCACACCGCCCGTAGAACCGGGGCGGTGGTACGTGGAGCGGGTGACGGCGGCCCGCCGTCACCCGCTACCGCTCGGATGGCCGCCCTGCGCGACTGGCTGGCGGACACCGTCAACGGCGGACGGTTCCCGGTCGCGGGAGGGGGTCGGCTCCGGCTCACCGGCCGGCAGCTCGCGGATTCGCCGCAGCGGGGAGGCGATCAGGACCAGCGGTACCAGGAGCTCGCCGAGCTGAGCCGCCCCCAGCGTCGTCCGTGCTCCGACTCCGGCGCCGAGCGCTCCGCCCAGCAGCGCGCCCAGCGGCATGACTCCCCAGGTCAGGAAGCGCATGGTGGCGTTCATCCGGCCCAGCGCCCCGGCCGGGCAGAGCGTCTGGCGCAGGCTCACCTGGGCGATGTTGTAGGCCACGATCGCGAACGAGCAGCCGAACCACCCGACCACGAACGCGATGAGCCCGATCCCGCCGTGGGTCAGGGGAACGAGGAGCCCGAGCGGCAAGCCGACGAGCGGCGGCAGCCACACCCCGCGGGCGAGGCCGACCCGTCGGATGAGGCCGGGGGCGGCGAGCGCCCCGGCGAGGCCGCCGGCACTGCCCGCTGTCATCAGTACGCCGATGAGTCCGGCGGACAGCCTCAGATCGTGAGCCAGGAACGTGGTGATGACCGCCGCGAACACCGACATGAACAAGTTGACCACGGCGGTGGCCCCGGCGAGCGCGCGCAGGATCGGATCACGCAGGACCAGCCCCAGTCCCTCCCGGACGTCCCGCAGCAGCCTGGGCTTCTCCGGGCGGGACGGCGCGGGCTCGGTCTGCCGGATGTTCGCTATGAACAGGCCCGACAGGCCGAAACTCACCGCGTTCGCCGTGATCGCCAGTGGTGCGGTGAGCACTTGGACCAGCACACCGGCCACCGACGGCCCGGCCATTTGCGCGACCGAGGCGCTGGCCTGCAACTTCGTGTTCCCTTCGACCAGGTCTCCGGGTTGGATCAGGGTGGGCAGATAACTCTGATACGCGACGTCGAAGAAGACCGTGGCGAAGCCCTGGGCCAGCGCCACGGCGTAGAGCTGCCAGATCGTCAGCGCATCGCACCAGGCCGCGAGCGGTACCGACGCCAGCAGCCCGGCGCGCACCAGGTCGGCGCACACCATGATCGGGCGCCGCCGCCTGCGGTCGCACCACACCCCGGCCGGCAGCCCGATCAGCAGGGACCCCAGGAACTCCATCGCGACCAGCACACCCACAGCCGGTGGCCCGGCGTGCAGGTACAGCACGGCCACCAGCGGCATCGCCAGCACGGACACCTGCACCCCGAACTGGCTGACCGTGTCGGCGATCCAGAGCGAGCGGAAGTCCCGGTGGCCCGACAACCCGGAGCGGCGGCGTCGGGGCAGGTCGCTCATGCGTGCGCCTCGGCCTCGTCGTCGAGCAGGAACTCCGCCAGCCGGGGCGCCATGGCAGCCACCGTCCGGCTCTCGAACAACATGCTCATCGGGAAGTCCAGGGCGAGGTCGTCACGGATCCGGTTCGCCATCCGCATCGCGAGCAGCGAATGGCCGCCGAGGCCGAAGAAGTTGTCGTGGATTCCGACGTGCGCGATCCCGAGTACGTCGCACCAGACGCCGCAGAGCCATTCCTCCAACGCGTTGCGCGGTTCGCCGTCTTCCGCGCCGGGTGCCGACAGGTCGGGCGCGGGCAGCGCCGCCCGATTGAGTTTGCCGCTGGCCATCCTGGGGAGCTCGGGCAGGATGACGACCGCGCTCGGCACGGCGTGGGCCGGCAGGCGCCGCTCCGCGAAGGACCGCAGGGCATCGGGCTCCGGCAGAGCGCCGGCCGCGGCCACCACGTACGCGACGAGCCTGGAGTCGCCGGGCGGGACCGCCGAAACCGTCGTCGCGCATTCCCGGACGCCGGGGTGCGCGCACAGGGTCGCGTCGATCTCGCCGAGTTCGATGCGGAACCCGCGGACCTTCACCTGGTGGTCGGCCCGTCCGAGGAAGTCCAGGCTCTCGCCGTCGGGACGCAGCCGTACCAGATCCCCGGTGCGGTACAGCCGTGCGCCGGGGCGGGCGGAGAACGGGTCGGGGAGGAACCGTTCGGCGGTCAGGCCGGGGCGGTTCAGGTAGCCGCGGGCCACGCCGGTGCCGCCGATGAACAACTCGCCCACGGCGCCCGGCGGAACCGGCCGCAGATCGGCGTCCAGGATGTGGGTGGCGGTGTTGCCGAACGGCGTTCCGAGCGGCACCGCGCTCAGGTCGGTCAGCGTTTCGGGCGTGCACTGCCACCAGTTGACGCAGACCGTGGCCTCGGTCGGGCCGTAGCCGTTGTACAGCTCGCAGCCCGGGAGTGTGCGAAGGAGCTCCTGCGCCGTGGCGACGGGCACTTCTTCGCCGCAGGCCACGGCGAGCCGCAGTGTCGTGCATTCCTCGATACCGCGCTCGGTGAGGAGAACGCTCAGCATGGACGGCACGAACTGGGCTGCGGTGACGCCCTGGGTGCGGATCAGGTCGCGCAGGTAGCCGGTGTCCTTGTGGCCGTCGCGGCTGGGGAGGACCAGGCGCGCGCCGACGGTCAGCGGCCAGAAGAACTCCAGGACCGAGGCGTCGAAGCTCAGCGAGGACCGCTGCAGGAAGGCGTCGTCGGGCTGCAGCGGGTACCTCGCCTGCAACCAGTCCAGCCGCTCGACCGCATTGCGGTGGGAGAGCACCACGCTCTTGGGACGCCCGGTCGAGCCCGAGGTGGAGATGGTGTAGGCGATGTTGTCGAGGTCGCAGGGTGCGGCCGGGTCGCTGTCCGGCCAGGCGGCCCACTGCGCCGGATCGTCGAGGTCGAGGATCAGCGCGTCCGTGGGCGGGAGCGCTTCGGCGATCCGCCCCTGGGTCAGGATCACCGGCACGGCCGTGTCCTCGATGAGATCGGCGAGGCGGTCCCGCGGATGCTCGGGGTCGAGGGGGACGTAGGCGCCCCCGGCCTTGAGGACGCCGTACAGGGCGGCGACCAGCTCCGTCGAACGTTCCGCGTGGACGCCCACCAGTGTCTCCGGGCCGACACCCGAGGCGCGCAGACGGTGCGCGATCCGGTTGGCCTGCCGGTTCAGCTGGGCGAAGGTGGTCGCCGTGCCGTCCGGGAGCACCAGCGCGACGGCGTCCGGTGTGTCACCGGCCTGGGCGGAGAAGCGCTCGTGCAGAGCGGTCTCGGCGGCGGGCCTGTCGGGTCCCACCGAGAACCGCGCCAGGGTTCGTCGGGCCTCAAAGGCCGGTGCCAGATCGCCGATCCGACGCTGGGCGTCCTCGGCGACCTGGGAGAGCACGGTTTTCAGGTGCGAGGCGAACCGGCGCATCGTCTCGGGCCGGTACAGGCTGACGTCCCAGGCGACGTCCACGGCTATCGCGCCGTCCACGCGGTGGTCGAACCAGATGCCGAGGTCGTACTTGGACCCCACGCCGGGCACCGGCAGTTCGGTGACGGTCAGGCCGGCCAGGTCGGGCGCGAAGCGGCGGCCGCTGCCGTAGCCGACGATGATCTGGAACAGCGGTGTGCGGGAGGGGTCGCGCTCGGGGGCGAGTTCCTCGACGAGCAGCGGGAACGGGACCTCCGCGTGTTCGAAGGCGTCGAGCACGAGGTCCCGCATCCGCTCGACCGATTCGGCGAAGGTCGGATCGCCGGAGGTGTCACCGCGCAGCACCAGCATGGTGAGCAGCGGGCCGATCATCGAGGCCGTCTCGGCTGCTTCCCGCGCCGCGGCGGCGGTGCCCACGGTCACGTCGTCTCGGCCGGTGTACTGCCGGAGTACGATCTGGCACGCCGCGAACAGCACCATGGCGGGTGTGGCGCCCACGGAACGGCCGAGTTCGGCAAGCCGCTCGGCCTCCGGACGCGGAATCACGAAGCCGGTGACGTCCCCGGCACCGGACCGGTGCGCGGGCCGCGGCAGCTCCGGGAGCAGTTCGAACGGGTCGAGGCCGGCGAGCTGTTGGCGCCAGTAGTCGAGGTGTTCCGAGGTGCTCTCGGCCCGGGCCGCGTCCTCCTGTGCCGCCGCGAACTGCGCGTACGAGATCTCCAGCGGGGCCAGGTCCGCCGCGCGGCCCGTGACGGCGGCGTTGTAGA
Protein-coding regions in this window:
- a CDS encoding MFS transporter; amino-acid sequence: MSDLPRRRRSGLSGHRDFRSLWIADTVSQFGVQVSVLAMPLVAVLYLHAGPPAVGVLVAMEFLGSLLIGLPAGVWCDRRRRRPIMVCADLVRAGLLASVPLAAWCDALTIWQLYAVALAQGFATVFFDVAYQSYLPTLIQPGDLVEGNTKLQASASVAQMAGPSVAGVLVQVLTAPLAITANAVSFGLSGLFIANIRQTEPAPSRPEKPRLLRDVREGLGLVLRDPILRALAGATAVVNLFMSVFAAVITTFLAHDLRLSAGLIGVLMTAGSAGGLAGALAAPGLIRRVGLARGVWLPPLVGLPLGLLVPLTHGGIGLIAFVVGWFGCSFAIVAYNIAQVSLRQTLCPAGALGRMNATMRFLTWGVMPLGALLGGALGAGVGARTTLGAAQLGELLVPLVLIASPLRRIRELPAGEPEPTPSRDREPSAVDGVRQPVAQGGHPSGSG
- a CDS encoding non-ribosomal peptide synthetase: MTNLVRLSKSQQQLWFAEQLGAHPAGYLVPLPLRLTGPLDVGSLRSALSALVARHELLRTSFRLVDGEPCGVVRSADQFSLATEDAADAPDRRSIEDHVLAEATAPLDVADGLPIRARLIRLADELHLLFVTVHHLAFDDWSRNVLYAELAELYNAAVTGRAADLAPLEISYAQFAAAQEDAARAESTSEHLDYWRQQLAGLDPFELLPELPRPAHRSGAGDVTGFVIPRPEAERLAELGRSVGATPAMVLFAACQIVLRQYTGRDDVTVGTAAAAREAAETASMIGPLLTMLVLRGDTSGDPTFAESVERMRDLVLDAFEHAEVPFPLLVEELAPERDPSRTPLFQIIVGYGSGRRFAPDLAGLTVTELPVPGVGSKYDLGIWFDHRVDGAIAVDVAWDVSLYRPETMRRFASHLKTVLSQVAEDAQRRIGDLAPAFEARRTLARFSVGPDRPAAETALHERFSAQAGDTPDAVALVLPDGTATTFAQLNRQANRIAHRLRASGVGPETLVGVHAERSTELVAALYGVLKAGGAYVPLDPEHPRDRLADLIEDTAVPVILTQGRIAEALPPTDALILDLDDPAQWAAWPDSDPAAPCDLDNIAYTISTSGSTGRPKSVVLSHRNAVERLDWLQARYPLQPDDAFLQRSSLSFDASVLEFFWPLTVGARLVLPSRDGHKDTGYLRDLIRTQGVTAAQFVPSMLSVLLTERGIEECTTLRLAVACGEEVPVATAQELLRTLPGCELYNGYGPTEATVCVNWWQCTPETLTDLSAVPLGTPFGNTATHILDADLRPVPPGAVGELFIGGTGVARGYLNRPGLTAERFLPDPFSARPGARLYRTGDLVRLRPDGESLDFLGRADHQVKVRGFRIELGEIDATLCAHPGVRECATTVSAVPPGDSRLVAYVVAAAGALPEPDALRSFAERRLPAHAVPSAVVILPELPRMASGKLNRAALPAPDLSAPGAEDGEPRNALEEWLCGVWCDVLGIAHVGIHDNFFGLGGHSLLAMRMANRIRDDLALDFPMSMLFESRTVAAMAPRLAEFLLDDEAEAHA